In Podospora pseudopauciseta strain CBS 411.78 chromosome 3, whole genome shotgun sequence, one genomic interval encodes:
- a CDS encoding hypothetical protein (EggNog:ENOG503P168) produces MEAAWQRLQESAPSHAHRHPLLMLGIVAKLERERLVNLAEKLADQFTLSSDFLTEDDSSSEGGQGSIKHAKMQEYLGICLMSRNLVDHIRSTKRQLLKVLIELDQLEEYWLSKSYEDVFCQRKSQHKKVEEGAREAAESEGESKALLNEGPELGDNETSSKVLLEQERKSFIRTSNKMRQRVRDILDEYDDKVDECKTMTQNLSLAMQAAWNQTARQDAAVNARIAQLNTTIALETKSESAMMRSIALLTMIFLPLSCVASVFSTTLFNWSPGEGEPVVSKYIWFLAVIAIVLTLAVVCIWYLSTDREKKRDRERVKSWEIPLPGEMV; encoded by the exons ATGGAAGCCGCGTGGCAACGACTTCAAGAGTCAGCCCCCTCCCATGCTCATAGACACCCACTGTTGATGCTGGGAATCGTCGCCAAAttggagagggaaaggcTTGTCAATCTGGCTGAGAAGCTAGCCGACCAGTTCACCTTGTCATCTGACTTCTTGACAGAAGATGACAGCAGCAGTGAGGGTGGGCAGGGTTCGATAAAGCATGCCAAGATGCAGGAGTACCTTGGAATATGCCTCATGAGTAGGAACCTGGTAGATCACATCCGGAGCACGAAGAGGCAGCTGCTCAAAGTTCTGATTGAGCTTGATCAACTGGAAGAGTATTGGTTGTCCAAGTCTTACGAGGATGTCTTTTGCCAGCGGAAATCTCAGCATAAaaaggttgaagaaggcgcCCGTGAGGCTGCTGAAAGCGAAGGAGAGAGCAAGGCTCTGTTGAACGAGGGGCCAGAACTCGGAGACAACGAGACCTCATCCAAGGTTCTTCTCGAACAAGAGAGAAAGTCTTTCATCCGAACAAGCAACAAGATGCGTCAGCGAGTCCGCGACATACTGGATGAATACGACGACAAGGTCGATGAGTGCAAAACGATGACACAGAACTTATCCTTGGCTATGCAGGCC GCCTGGAACCAGACCGCTCGCCAGGATGCCGCAGTCAATGCCAGGATAGCGCAACTCAACACTACGATAGCGCTAGAGACAAAGTCTGAGAGCGCCATGATGAGGAGCATCGCCCTACTAACAATGATATTTTTACCACTCAGCTGCGTTGCT TCTGTCTTCTCAACGACGCTTTTCAACTGGAGCCCAGGGGAAGGGGAACCCGTCGTGTCAAAATATATCTGGTTTCTAGCTGTCATTGCCATTGTCCTCACACTGGCCGTGGTGTGTATATGGTACCTTTCTACAGacagggagaagaagagggacaGGGAGCGGGTCAAGAGCTGGGAGATTCCATTACCAGGGGAAATGGTTTGA
- a CDS encoding hypothetical protein (EggNog:ENOG503P0IA; COG:U): protein MASSLLWLMFYLISQLHLVLGQTNASNVFIPEANTIISINLPDDGSNDINFYVSSPDWYQYSAIGFGSSMANSVILVMYPSADRKSVTVSPRFTK, encoded by the exons ATGGCCTCATCACTACTATGGCTCATGTTTT ACCTCATCTCACAATTACATCTCGTCTTGGGTCAGACCAATGCTTCAAATGTCTTTATCCCTGAGGCCAACACCATCAtttccatcaacctcccagaCGATGGCTCAAACGATATCAACTTTTACGTCAGCTCTCCAGATTGGTATCAATACTCGGCCATTGGCTTCGGGTCCAGCATGGCAAACTCGGTAATTTTGGTGATGTACCCATCTGCAGACCGCAAATCAGTCACCGTCAGCCCACGGTTCACAAAGTAG
- a CDS encoding hypothetical protein (EggNog:ENOG503PD0J; COG:G) has protein sequence MPPIPNVHVVYDNRRVHRIDDRGNEAWSYKHARKRKTIKVSEQNPEIIRHIKDRLYKTAHKNKGFLGSQDRGMRFVTRAQFDNIITPEAVLQVVAKLACYQGLTARDHMQIAQDIYWGTEDGRRSPCRRLLASLIGTGNSEALGSIKTLIDEGLSDTCLPLLVKEVMEEDTLICAHHEHQHASINDMDLESRETFTALCRSFSVPFIKWKDGGKHCHYVLKSGGPLPMRGPLPMEKNDKMNEEGDFGEVFKVEIDPGDRDFDPEKNTNFFALKKLKKHGDSNGTSRADEFDLEIRSLIFAESRALKVPGPDDNGQTKRHLIQPLATFEVYDSTDPEPTFYFLFPLADCNLKQFWEKKRHDATREKHCGWMVEQFYLLAKALQCVHNERSLMFRSKRTDSNVFCRHGDIKPSNFLFFEDSQPGGLGRLVLGDFGMGRIHRKGSRSSQPAGERMATLSYQAPEFAKQDVVSLKTDIFSLGCVYLEHITWLLMGFEALDKFADARLETDPVYGFETDTFYNVSQSKDSVWLKEGVKRWIRDLKQHKDCVEVVYDLLEIIEHNMLEANHQNRINSVMLANNLEKVWIKWQRKDSLYGDRHWRESEIGSKAINRPNSSAKVLAISKELLWKQKANRASRRKIADNTTPNDHQNLPVKEITTVENPSGRFALERGKTFHWTMELELQSEDDSGSDRELSAERAEDIMTRVRALRRIKARERNDQVVNRFQKMDDISRSEGEPGSTGSR, from the exons ATGCCTCCAATTCCAAACGTTCACGTGGTGTATGACAACCGGCGAGTCCACAGGATTGATGACAGGGGCAATGAGGCTTGGTCCTACAAACATGCTCGGAAACGCAAGACAATCAAAGTCTCCGAACAGAACCCAGAGATTATCCGACACATCAAGGACCGTCTCTACAAGACAGCCCACAAAAACAAAGGCTTCCTTGGGTCCCAAGATCGTGGAATGAGATTCGTTACTCGTGCTCAGTTtgacaacatcatcacaccCGAGGCTGTTCTTCAGGTAGTCGCCAAGCTGGCGTGTTACCAAGGCTTGACAGCAAGGGATCATATGCAAATTGCCCAAGATATCTACTGGGGCACAGAAGATGGACGCCGCTCGCCCTGTCGCCGACTGCTTGCTTCCCTCATCGGGACCGGGAATTCAGAAGCACTCGGCAGCATCAAAACACTGATCGATGAAGGCCTCAGTGACACCTGTCTTCCCCTCCTAGTTAAGGAAGTCATGGAGGAGGACACGCTGATATGTGCTCACCATGAACACCAACATGCCTCCATAAACGATATGGACCTGGAGTCTCGAGAGACTTTCACCGCCCTCTGTCGATCCTTTTCAGTGCCCTTCATCAAATGGAAAGATGGCGGGAAGCACTGTCACTACGTTTTGAAAAGCGGCGGCCCTCTTCCTATGAGAGGGCCACTTCCAATGGAGAAAAACGACAAGATGAATGAGGAAGGAGACTTTGGTGAGGTCTTCAAAGTTGAGATTGACCCAGGCGACAGGGACTTCGACCCAGAG AAAAACACCAACTTTTTTGCTTTAAAGAAGCTTAAGAAGCATGGTGACTCGAATGGCACTTCTCGTGCGGACGAGTTCGACCTGGAAATCAGGTCGTTGATCTTCGCCGAGAGTCGAGCTTTGAAGGTACCAGGCCCGGATGATAATGGGCAAACGAAAAGGCACTTGATCCAGCCCCTTGCAACATTCGAGGTGTACGATTCCACCGATCCAGAGCCGACATTCTACTTTCTGTTCCCACTGGCAGATTGTAACCTAAAGCAATTCTGGGAGAAGAAGCGCCACGATGCGACAAGGGAAAAGCATTGTGGTTGGATGGTTGAGCAGTTTTACCTACTTGCCAAGGCCCTGCAGTGCGTCCACAATGAAAGGTCGCTGATGTTCAGGTCAAAGAGAACTGATTCCAACGTCTTTTGCCGGCATGGAGACATCAAACCATCGAACTTCCTGTTCTTTGAGGACTCTCAACCCGGCGGTCTGGGCAggttggttttgggtgaCTTTGGGATGGGTAGAATTCACCGCAAAGGATCCAGATCAAGCCAGCCGGCAGGGGAGAGAATGGCCACGCTTTCTTATCAAGCACCTGAGTTTGCCAAACAGGATGTGGTGTCTCTCAAGACCGACATCTTCAGTCTCGGATGCGTTTATTTAGAACACATTACGTGGCTTCTGATGGGCTTCGAGGCCTTGGACAAGTTTGCAGACGCCAGACTCGAGACAGATCCCGTGTATGGTTTCGAGACAGATACCTTTTACAACGTGTCACAGTCCAAAGATTCCGTGTGGCTCAAGGAGGGTGTCAAGCGTTGGATCAGGGACCTGAAGCAGCACAAAGACTGCGTGGAAGTTGTATATGATCTGTTGGAGATCATCGAGCACAACATGCTCGAAGCAAACCACCAGAACAGGATCAACTCGGTAATGTTGGCTAACAATTTGGAGAAAGTGTGGATCAAGTGGCAACGTAAGGATTCCCTCTACGGCGACAGGCACTGGAGAGAAAGTGAGATTGGTTCCAAAGCAATCAACAGGCCCAATTCCAGTGCTAAAGTGCTTGCTATTTCCAAAGAGCTCCTGTGGAAGCAAAAGGCTAACCGCGCGTCAAGACGGAAGATCGCTGACAACACCACTCCAAACGACCACCAGAACCTTCCGGTAAAGGAAATAACTACAGTCGAAAATCCTTCTGGTCGCTTCGCCCTCGAAAGGGGCAAAACTTTCCACTGGACAATGGAGCTGGAACTGCAGTCTGAAGATGATAGCGGCAGCGATCGTGAACTTTCGGCAGAGAGGGCAGAGGATATAATGACGAGAGTGCGTGCTTTGCGTCGAATCAAGGCGCGAGAGCGAAACGATCAGGTTGTCAATCGGTTTCAGAAGATGGACGACATCTCAAGAAGCGAAGGTGAGCCTGGTTCAACCGGCAGCCGATAA